A genomic region of Paenibacillus sp. PL2-23 contains the following coding sequences:
- a CDS encoding CpsD/CapB family tyrosine-protein kinase, with the protein MVREKAKVAKKIVNRSLIAYINPSHRIAEQYRTIRNNIQYASDGKSIRSLIVTSPAPGDGKSTAAVNLAVSMAQRGDRVLLIDANFRQPTLHKVFHSPVSPGLSNVLTRQLEFEDAAQTTEVEGLDLLTSGVSHANSADMLDSHTMKELLSMLYARYDRIVFDCPAVLTAPDTNALVNKCDGVVLLLRCGKTSQSKALEAKQALSFAGANIIGAILNKKNVR; encoded by the coding sequence TTGGTTCGTGAGAAGGCGAAAGTAGCCAAAAAGATCGTAAACCGAAGCTTGATCGCATACATCAATCCATCGCATCGAATTGCGGAGCAATACAGGACGATTCGCAACAACATTCAATACGCATCGGACGGAAAGTCCATTCGCTCGCTTATCGTGACTTCCCCCGCGCCAGGCGATGGCAAATCGACCGCTGCCGTTAACTTGGCCGTCAGCATGGCGCAGCGGGGAGACCGCGTGCTGCTGATCGACGCCAACTTCCGTCAGCCGACGCTGCACAAGGTCTTTCATTCGCCAGTCTCGCCCGGCTTGTCGAATGTGCTGACTCGCCAGCTGGAATTCGAGGATGCAGCGCAAACGACCGAGGTGGAAGGCCTGGACCTGCTCACAAGCGGCGTATCGCACGCCAATTCCGCAGACATGCTGGATTCCCACACGATGAAGGAGCTTCTGTCCATGCTGTATGCCAGATATGACCGTATCGTCTTCGATTGTCCGGCCGTTCTGACGGCACCTGACACGAATGCGCTCGTGAACAAATGTGACGGCGTCGTCCTGCTGCTTCGCTGCGGCAAGACGTCTCAAAGCAAGGCTCTGGAGGCGAAGCAAGCGTTATCCTTTGCGGGAGCGAACATTATAGGCGCTATTCTGAACAAAAAGAACGTTAGATGA
- a CDS encoding Wzz/FepE/Etk N-terminal domain-containing protein: MSRKEALTKNKEIDLRQLFHTLRSKLWLIVGITGLFTGLGLLYNSQSEPDIYASSSRVIIAASNDMMTTVRALVREPIVLDQVIQRLELNASPGQLRSQVRVDSVEGSLITVISVLDSDPERAAQIANAIVDVYKNVAAETLGVGGIRLLTAAEPEPYPINVKSNTIVYVAFIVGLILSFSLAFLLESLDDSIRTEHEVEALLGLNMLGQVSRIRNRHTAAPAKKIKPGLMRSETIGS; encoded by the coding sequence ATGAGCAGGAAAGAAGCTTTAACCAAAAACAAGGAAATTGATTTGCGCCAATTGTTTCATACACTGCGCAGCAAGCTGTGGCTCATTGTTGGCATTACCGGCTTATTTACAGGGCTGGGCCTCCTATACAATTCGCAGTCTGAGCCGGATATCTACGCTTCCTCCTCGCGAGTGATTATCGCAGCCTCCAACGATATGATGACGACGGTCAGAGCGCTGGTGCGGGAGCCGATCGTGCTCGACCAGGTTATTCAGAGGCTGGAGCTGAACGCATCGCCTGGCCAGCTGCGCTCCCAGGTGCGGGTAGATAGTGTAGAAGGGTCCTTGATTACCGTTATTTCGGTTCTGGATTCCGATCCGGAGCGAGCCGCGCAGATTGCCAATGCTATCGTAGATGTCTATAAGAACGTCGCCGCCGAGACGCTTGGGGTGGGCGGCATCAGGCTGCTGACGGCCGCGGAGCCGGAGCCGTATCCCATTAACGTCAAGAGCAACACCATCGTGTATGTCGCGTTTATTGTGGGATTGATCTTAAGCTTCAGTCTGGCGTTTCTGCTGGAATCACTGGATGACTCCATTCGGACGGAGCATGAGGTCGAAGCGCTGCTGGGCTTGAATATGCTGGGTCAGGTATCTCGGATCAGGAACAGGCATACTGCGGCGCCGGCGAAGAAGATCAAACCAGGCTTAATGAGGAGTGAGACGATTGGTTCGTGA
- a CDS encoding helix-turn-helix domain-containing protein: MIGERIKQLREYKGYSITKLADLAGVSKSYLSYIERNVQNNPSLQVLAKIAFHLDTNIEYLLGEELSPKVRVDEVLDEEWHSIIRNAVDEGMSKGDFRALKELVRSNKWRDERNQQRPNIIILHIDN; this comes from the coding sequence ATGATTGGGGAACGGATCAAACAATTAAGAGAATACAAGGGCTACTCCATTACGAAGCTGGCGGACCTGGCTGGCGTATCGAAATCTTATCTCAGCTATATCGAACGCAATGTTCAGAACAACCCATCCCTTCAGGTGCTGGCGAAAATCGCGTTTCATCTGGATACGAATATAGAATATTTGTTAGGAGAAGAGCTTTCGCCGAAGGTGAGAGTGGATGAGGTGCTGGACGAGGAATGGCATTCGATTATTCGCAACGCGGTGGACGAAGGCATGAGCAAAGGGGATTTCCGGGCGCTCAAGGAGCTGGTGCGGTCCAACAAGTGGCGAGATGAACGCAATCAACAGAGGCCGAACATTATTATTTTGCACATTGATAACTGA